The [Clostridium] scindens ATCC 35704 nucleotide sequence CCGCCCCATCTGCTCGTTGGTTCTCTGCAATTCAAATATCTTCTGATTCGCTTTCTGCACCTTTAGTTCCTGCTCGTACTTTTCATCACGCATACGCCCCGCATAGTCTGATTCCTGCCCAATTCTCTCTTTCAAACTGTCGATATACGCCTGCTGTTTCCCGATTTCCTTAGAGAATTTCTCCACGTCTGGCAGCCATGCAGAGAGTAAATCTAACGCTTTATCCCTTTTCTTCCCTGCGTTAAAGGCGTTGATGTCGGATAGGGCAGACACGATTTCTTCATACTGTTTATCAAGCCTGCCGCCTAATTTATAGAGCCATGTGGGGACGTGTTTCCGCTTGGTTTCCATTGAGGACTGCCCCCGTTCAAGCTGATTCCACCGTGAGGACATCCGCTCATGGTAGGCGGTCTGCCACTCGGATAATGATTTCTGGTTGCCTAAGATAGCTTTCGCTGACAGCTTATTGTCTGGCGTAATCGGCACAAAGCAGAGGTGCATATGGGGCGTTCTCTCGTCCATATGGACGACAGCGGAGAGGATATTCTGCTTTCCAACACGCTCCGAAATGAAGTCAAGAGCCGTCTGGAAATACGCTTTTTGTTCTTCGGGCGGTAACTGGTTCATAAATTCTGGTGAAGCTGTGATGAGCGTTTCCACCATCATCACGCTGTCTTTCCTTGTCCTGCACCCCGCTTCGGCTACCATGCGGTTAATCTCTTTCTTGTAGGTGTACTTTGGTGGTGCTATGAGATGGTAATTGTTTTTAGAGCGTTCCATATCTATATCTGGGTTGCTTTTGTAGGCTTCTTTCTTCCGCTCGTTGTGGCGTTCACAAGCCGCAACGCCGCCCGCTTTTCGTTTCTGGAAACGCAGGATTGCATAAGGCATAGGCGGATTCCTCCTTTCTTTCGGCGGGTGACCGTCCTTTGGGGTGACAGCGGTGACGGTGGTGACAGCAGTTTTGGGATACCCCCTGCCGACTGCCGCAACTGTCACCCTCACCCCCTGCATGACGGTCATGTCGATGATGACGGTGTTTTTGGGATACCCCCCTCGCAAGAGCCGTCACCGTCATGCCGCCATTCTTTTATCCGAAGCCGTAAGGCGTAGGATAGCAGGGCACAGCCCTGCCTTAAGGGAGTCCAGAGGGAACGTCTGGCACACGACTTTGCAGGGCAAAGTGTAGTGTGTTACACCCTGTAAACGCAGTCGGAAAAATCGGAATGATTTTTCTGACCGCAGGGGTGGTTTTACACGACCGAAAAGGGCGAGTAAATCTCACGCCTGCATTTTGCGTTTACGGGGTGTTCTCCCGTAGGGATGACAGCGGCAGGGTATCCTAAAATCACTGTCACCACCGTCACTGCTGTCACCCGCAGGGCAGAGCCGCCAGCTTTACATGGCTTTAAGCGTCAATGACAGTAACAGGGGGGTATCCTAATATCGCTGTCACCACCATCACCGCTGTCACCCGCCCTCCTTGCAAGGGCAATCCGCCTGCCGTCTTTCCTGCGGCTGTACTGGTAGCAGATACGGTTCTCGCTTAAAAATGTGGTGCGGTATTCATTCAGCCATTTCGTAATCACCGTGGGTATGGTTTCCGTTTCCCCCATAGCGGCTAACAGTTCCGTTGCCGTGCCTATCCATTCTTCCTTATCCCTCATAAAATCCACCAACCGAAAAAGGACATCTGGTATCGTTTCTTTCGCAAGCTGCTCCTGCGTTTTCCGCTCCACAAGCTCCCAACGGCAATCACGGAAACGCAGCGTGTATTCCTGATAAGGCGTGTCCCTGCCCGTCACATACAGCTTGGCGGTGTCAGACGCACGTTTCTCCTTTTCCAGAACAAAGGTAGCGTCCGCACTCCCCGTTAATCCTGTCGTCCCAGACACCTTGTTGAACACGTCGCTGTCATTCTGCTTTCGGATGTGGTGTACGACAATGACCGCCAGAGAGTGCCTGTCGGCAAAGTCTTTGATGAGGGAGATGTCCCCATAGTCGCTTGCATAGGCATTGTCTTTTGAAGCTGTACGGACTTTCTGCAAGGTATCAATGACAATGAGCCTGCTGTCTGGGTAATCTTTCAGATAATCTTCAAGCTGCACGATAAGACCGTCTGACAGCTTGCAGCTTGCCACGGCAAAGTGGAGCCGCCCGCTTGCTTCGTCCGTCAAACGAAATAACCTGTCCTGTATGCGGCAGAACGTGTCCTCAAGGCAGAGGTAAAGCACATCGCCCTCCATTGTCGGCATATCCCATAAAGGGATTCCCTGCGACACGCATAAGCATAGCTTCAGCATGAGCCAGCTTTTGCCTATCTTCTGTGAGCCGCAGAACAGCGATAAGCCTGTCGGGATAAGGCTGTCCACCACAAAGGATGGTTTCTCAAGCGGTTCATAAAGGAGCGTTTCGGCGTTGACTGTCTGTAACTTCTGCATGGCTTTCCTCCTTTCGGGCGGTGTCTTTGTTTTCGTTGCACATAGGCGTTGACCTCCTTAAAAATAGATTTACTCCCACGGAAAAAAGTGAGAGTATGTAATGCCGCCAATCCCACACAAATAAAAAACAGATTTCTTTTTCGGGCGGTGTCGGTCACGGTTGGAGATATTTCTTCAATTTCCGCCTTTACTTTCTCCTTTGCAATCGCAACAGATTTCTGTATTGCCGAAGCGGTGCAATGCTCCATAGCGGCGATTTGGTAAAAATTGAACTCATACTCGTAGTAGAGCAGGAAACGCCGCCTTTGTATCTCTGGAAGGCTCCCAACCGCCTTATAGAGCGTTTCATTCCGTTCTTCCTCAACCATGCGTTCATCAAGGCTCTTAGGCACACGCAACGCCCGTCTGTAAAGGGTTTCGTCCCATACCTCGTTAAACTCCCTGTGCCGCTCGTCCCATTAGAAAAGATTCCTGTTCCTGCGCTCCATCTGCCGAAACTCCATAAAGAACTGTTCCGACACTTCCAACTCGTGGGATTTGCCCTGCCCGTCCTTAAAGCTGATAAAATACCTTGTGCCGCTTTCCGTGGATTCCTCCCGAAGCGTGTATGCCTTAACCCTGTATGCCATCCTGTTGTCCTCCTGCAAAAAATGAGTGAGGGGATTTCCATCCCTCACCCAGTAGCCCGCAGGATGGCAGGCTGTTTTAGAAGCTATAAAATTTTCCGCAGCTTCTTCCGCAGATGGTCTAACCTCGCATAGATGGCACCAGTCGTCAAATGCACAAGCGGGGCAATCTCCTTTGTGGAATACCCCTGCATTTTCAGCAGGACGATTTTCAAGGTACGCCCGTCCACCGTGACTAATACTTGATAGAGATTTTCGCTCTCAATCTCTTCCAGTAACTCCGCAACCGTACCCACTTCCGCCTGCCGCTCCCTGCCTGCCATGTCCTCAAGATATTCCGCAACGTCATTCGTCCATCGGTAAAACCGCCTGTTGGAATTGAAGTCTGCCCTGTCCGCCATGCGTATCTGCTCAATGGTCGCTTCATCAACGCCGCACTCACGCAGCAGCTTTTCCTCCGCTTCTTTCCAGATACGCCATTTCCTGTCCTCCCGTCCGTGGTTGTATGCCATTCTTACTTCCTCCAATCAGAATTGATTGAGAGGGCAGAGAAAAGCCCCCTCATCTTCCCAAAGGAAAAAACAAGGGGGCTGAACGCCTTAAATTTTAATTTTCTATTATCTTTCTTAGTTTTATTAGGATTCTGGCTTTGCGTTTGTTTACAACGCTCTGGGTTATGCCCAACCTCGCCCCGACTTCACGCTCGGAAAGTCCGTCAAAAAAGATTGCCTGTATCAGCTCCTGTTCACTATCCGACAGCAAAGGCAGGGCGGCTTTCAGCCTGTCCACCATGACCGCATTGACAACGGTTTCTGCAATGTCCACCGCTTCATCAGTGATAAAGTCCAGAGGATTCCCCTCGCTGTCCGTAAATCCGTCGAGAGATAGCAGTCTATTCTTTGTATCTAATTTTTGCAGATAACGCCACCGTTCCTTGTCACGGTAGAAGTCTGTGTATTGCTCCCTCACGACTTCAAGCAGACAGCCTTGAATGGGGATAAACAGCTTGTCCATATAGGTCTGGTCGGATTCCCTGCAACGGCAGAACTCCGTGTAGGATAATTCCACATAGCCGCCACTTTCTCTGATATATACCTTTCTTGGTGCATATTTCACCATAAATACCTCCCATCTGAATTTTTGAAATGTAAAAAATCCAGATGGAGAGGCGGAGAACGACACCGCATATCAGAAACAGCCCTACGGCACTTTCCAACAAAAATCGACAAAAGAAAAACCGCAAAGGCTCTGTGACCTTTACGGTTATAGGAAATAGTAATTCTATTGTATGGAGATTGTACTTCTACTTTCAAGGTGAGAAGTACCGTTGCACTGGCAGAAATTTTTTTAACTGGTTTCCTGCCGTTCTCTGATATGCTATGTATTGATAAATTTTGCTTCGTATGAGCAGATAGATAACTGCCCGAAAAAAGGACATAAAAAAATCCCTCCAAATTTAAAAACAAATTCAGAGGGTAATTTAGGGTATAACAAAATAACCCACCCGAATATCGTTTTTTTTATTTGGTGAGTTTGTTCTTTCAAATACGAAACAAAAAGAGCCGATGATTCGTGAATTGTTCCACAATTTCATCGGCTCTGCGTCTTAAGCGTCTGGCTCTTTGATGACAGTTATCTTCAAGTTGTCAACTTTAATCAATCTTTCTTGTCTGCATTTTGGACAATAAAGGGGATAATTCTCCAAAACAGTGTCCTTCCTAATTTTATTACGGGTTTTGCTCCCACAAACAGGACACAATATCCATTCGCATTTCATCATAATTAGTCTCTAATCCTTTCAAATCTCATTTTATATGACTTTTGCAAGCTGTTAAGCTAACTTGTGGAACATATGCCGAACCTTATCTATACGGCTATTCGGGCGGCGGGGTTGGCAAATAAATTTACCAATAGCTGGCTGGTATCCTTTTAACTCTGTCAAGCAGACTCCCTGCCCATTTGTGAAATAAGTTAAATCGTTCCTGTATTCTTGAATACATCTAGCAGGGATTTCTCCTTTCAGAATGACCTCGTCATTCTTTATCTGAGTACTTACAATATCTGCACAATACCTTGGAGCATCATGATACGCCCGTGAGAGATATTCCTGCGGTGCATAAATTTCAAAGTGGAGATATGGCTCTAATAGTTCTGTCCCTGCTTTTTTTAAAGCCTGCTCCAATACGATAGGGGAAAGCAGCCGAAAGTCTGCGGGGGTACTTACAGGACTATAATACAATCCATATTCAAAACAGATTTTACAGTCTGTCACTTTCCATCCATACAGCCCCTGCTCGCAGCCATAAAGAACCCCCTCCATAACCGCATTTTGGAACGATTGATTTAAATATCCAAGTGAAACTCTGCTTTCATACTGCACTCCGCTTCCAATAGGGAGCGGCTCTATGGACAACCCGACAGAAGCCCAGAAAGGATTTGGCGGGACTTCTATGTGGATGGTATATTCTGCTTTTCTAAGCGGTCTTTCCATATATATAACAGTAGGCTCTTTTATTTCTGCCTCCACATGATATTTTTCCTCAAGGATGGCACAAATGACTTCCATCTGCACATTCCCCAAAAAAGAAAGTATAATCTCATGCGTTGTAGTATCCACATAATATTTTAAAAGAGGGTCGCCATCTGAAATTTCTGTAAGTGCCCCAAGCAATATTTCCCGCTGTTCAGATTTCTTTACTGCAATCGTTGTTTGGAGCATAGGGAGAGGATTTTCAATAAATTTTCTCTGCGGCAACAGTATTTCGTTCCCCAAAATACTGTTTAGCTGCAAAACATCATTTGGTAAAATTACAATATCACCAGAGCAGGCTGTATCGGATGAATATAATTCACCGTTTGTCGGAACACACATCTCTGTGATTTTTATTTTCTCTTTTTCAGATATTCTAATAACATCCCTCAAATGCAATGTTCCGCTATATATACGCACATAAACAAAACGCCGCCTTTTCTCTGAATATTCAATCTTAAAAACCTGCCCGCATAGTTCAGATTGACCTTCAGGCGTTGATGAATAAAATTTACTGGCAATTACTTCTATAAGCTGCCGAATCCCCAGATTGTTTTTAGCGCTTCCGTGATAAACGGGAAATAACGTTCCGTTTTGGAATCTCCTGTTTTCTTCCTGTTCCAGTTCTGACATTTTAAACGGTTTCCCTGACATATATTTCTCTAATAGTTCATCGTTTCCCATAATTACCGCATCCCACTGTTCCATATCGTCATTGTCCGTTACATTTATATGGGGATGCTGCCCAACCTTTTGCTTCACTATAATTTCCGAAGAAAGCTTTGCTTTCATTTCCCGATATACCATTGGCAAATCAATCCCCTCTTGGTCAATTTTATTGATGAAAAAAATTGTCGGAATCTTCATTATCTGTAGTGCATGAAACAGTATACGGGTCTGTGCCTGTATGCCATCCTTTGCAGAAACTAATAATACTGCTCCGTCTAATACGGATAAAGAACGGTATACTTCCGCCAAAAAATCCATATGGCCTGGCGTATCTATAATGTTGACTTTTACATCCTCCCACTGAAAAGATGTCACTGCTGTCTGGATAGTGATTCCCCTTTGACGCTCCAAATTCATTGTATCTGTCCTTGTTGTGCCTTCATCTACGCTCCCTAGTTCTGCAATTGCACCACTGGTATACAATAAACTTTCCGTTAATGTTGTCTTTCCTGCGTCAACGTGAGCCAGAATGCCTAAGTTAATTATTTTCATGTGATTTTCCTCCTATCAACACCCAAAAAAGGGCATAAAAATACCCAGTGATAAATACTCCTATCACTGGGTAAATAACTCCAATAGCCCCAAAACACTTATATGTTTTCGGGCATATAAAATTACATGATAAAAGTATTCTTAAACTGGGTACAAAAAACTAAGCCCCATATTAAAAGTGAAACGGGACTGCTACTTTTTGTTCCCACTATCAAATTGACAGTTTATTTAAGAATACCTTGCCGCATATTTATTAACTCCTTGTATAATACTGAATCTAATTATATTCCTTAACCCTTTATTTGTCAAGCTGACAAACTAAAGCAGAAAAAGCGGCAGGATTTCCCCCTGCCACTAATCATCTGTTTATGCAAAAATAATTTCCTTTTCCACAATCTCCCTCGCACAAGCCCTTATGTTATTGAGGCATCCTGTCCATTCTAAGGCGTTTTCTGCCTTTAGCTGTTCCGTTATGCCCTGTGCCTGTTTCATACCCTCTATGAGCCTTTCAAAGCGTTCCTGTGCCTGTCTGTTGATGTCGGCAAGGTAGGCGTTTAGCCTGCCGCTTGTAAGAAGATTGGTGTATGTAACTTTACGGTACTGTTTTAGATAATCTAAATGCCGTTGCCCCCAGATGCCTATTGCCTGTTCTTCTTCGGCGGGTACAGTTAAGCACGGTATCAAATAATCCCCTTGCCTTTCGTATTTGCCGCCCAGTTCCTCAAATAATGATTTTGCCATTGTCTGTTACCTCCACATTCTTTTTTATTTTGAATGTCCGCAAAATCCGTCCTACATCGGATGGCCGCCACGGGCAATCCAGATTATGAATGGCAATGAGTCTGTCCTGTACATTGGTACCTGCGCCCATCTTAGGGGTTGAACCCAGCAGAACACGGACTTCGCCGCTTCTGACCTTTGCAAACAGTTCCTTTTTCTGTGCGTCACTGGTAGCTTCATGGATAAACCGTATCTGTTCGGCAGGGATACCACGGGCGATCAGCTTTTCCCGGATGTCATCATAGACATTAAAAGTCCCGTCATTTTTCGGGGTAGACAGGTCGCAGAACACCAGCTGGGTTGCTTTCGTATCCGCATATTCTTCCCAGATACGATACACGTTGTCCACACAGGCATTCACCTTGCTGTTTGGATCATCCGGCAGCATGGGGTCGATCATCCTCTGGTCAAGGGCAAGTTTTCGCCCATCGTTGGTAATCTTGAGCATGTTGTCCACATTCGGCTCCACAAGCCTTGCACGGACTTTTTCTGCTCGTTTGGC carries:
- the tet(O) gene encoding tetracycline resistance ribosomal protection protein Tet(O) — its product is MKIINLGILAHVDAGKTTLTESLLYTSGAIAELGSVDEGTTRTDTMNLERQRGITIQTAVTSFQWEDVKVNIIDTPGHMDFLAEVYRSLSVLDGAVLLVSAKDGIQAQTRILFHALQIMKIPTIFFINKIDQEGIDLPMVYREMKAKLSSEIIVKQKVGQHPHINVTDNDDMEQWDAVIMGNDELLEKYMSGKPFKMSELEQEENRRFQNGTLFPVYHGSAKNNLGIRQLIEVIASKFYSSTPEGQSELCGQVFKIEYSEKRRRFVYVRIYSGTLHLRDVIRISEKEKIKITEMCVPTNGELYSSDTACSGDIVILPNDVLQLNSILGNEILLPQRKFIENPLPMLQTTIAVKKSEQREILLGALTEISDGDPLLKYYVDTTTHEIILSFLGNVQMEVICAILEEKYHVEAEIKEPTVIYMERPLRKAEYTIHIEVPPNPFWASVGLSIEPLPIGSGVQYESRVSLGYLNQSFQNAVMEGVLYGCEQGLYGWKVTDCKICFEYGLYYSPVSTPADFRLLSPIVLEQALKKAGTELLEPYLHFEIYAPQEYLSRAYHDAPRYCADIVSTQIKNDEVILKGEIPARCIQEYRNDLTYFTNGQGVCLTELKGYQPAIGKFICQPRRPNSRIDKVRHMFHKLA
- a CDS encoding sigma-70 family RNA polymerase sigma factor, whose product is MKYAPRKVYIRESGGYVELSYTEFCRCRESDQTYMDKLFIPIQGCLLEVVREQYTDFYRDKERWRYLQKLDTKNRLLSLDGFTDSEGNPLDFITDEAVDIAETVVNAVMVDRLKAALPLLSDSEQELIQAIFFDGLSEREVGARLGITQSVVNKRKARILIKLRKIIEN
- a CDS encoding TnpV protein translates to MAKSLFEELGGKYERQGDYLIPCLTVPAEEEQAIGIWGQRHLDYLKQYRKVTYTNLLTSGRLNAYLADINRQAQERFERLIEGMKQAQGITEQLKAENALEWTGCLNNIRACAREIVEKEIIFA
- a CDS encoding RNA polymerase sigma factor codes for the protein MAYNHGREDRKWRIWKEAEEKLLRECGVDEATIEQIRMADRADFNSNRRFYRWTNDVAEYLEDMAGRERQAEVGTVAELLEEIESENLYQVLVTVDGRTLKIVLLKMQGYSTKEIAPLVHLTTGAIYARLDHLRKKLRKIL
- a CDS encoding cysteine-rich KTR domain-containing protein — encoded protein: MMKCEWILCPVCGSKTRNKIRKDTVLENYPLYCPKCRQERLIKVDNLKITVIKEPDA
- the mobV gene encoding MobV family relaxase, whose protein sequence is MPYAILRFQKRKAGGVAACERHNERKKEAYKSNPDIDMERSKNNYHLIAPPKYTYKKEINRMVAEAGCRTRKDSVMMVETLITASPEFMNQLPPEEQKAYFQTALDFISERVGKQNILSAVVHMDERTPHMHLCFVPITPDNKLSAKAILGNQKSLSEWQTAYHERMSSRWNQLERGQSSMETKRKHVPTWLYKLGGRLDKQYEEIVSALSDINAFNAGKKRDKALDLLSAWLPDVEKFSKEIGKQQAYIDSLKERIGQESDYAGRMRDEKYEQELKVQKANQKIFELQRTNEQMGRLLSKIPPEVLEELQKNHRSRAKER